A stretch of Microtus pennsylvanicus isolate mMicPen1 chromosome 5, mMicPen1.hap1, whole genome shotgun sequence DNA encodes these proteins:
- the LOC142851119 gene encoding olfactory receptor 5B3-like, with translation MENRTGVTQFILMGITNDPHLQLPLFITFLLIYTITLVGNLGMFLLILLDSRLHTPMYIFLCNLSFVDFCYSSTITPKVIAGFLTGDKIMSYNACASQMFFFATFANVENYLLVAMAYDRYVAVCKPLHYATTMTTSVCTCLIIGCYICGFLNASIYTVDALSLSFYESNVVHHFFCDVLAVMIVSCSDRHVNELVLIYLASFNIFFALILIFISYMFIFTNILKMNSVAAYHKALSTCASHFTAVSIFYGTIIFMYLQPRSSHSMDIDKIASVFYTMFIPMLNPLVYSLRNKDVKSAFTKIVLKSR, from the coding sequence ATGGAGAACAGGACAGGAGTGACACAGTTTATCCTCATGGGAATCACAAATGACCCACATCTGCAGCTTCCTCTCTTCATCACTTTCCTTCTCATCTATACCATCACCCTGGTTGGGAACCTGGGGATGTTTCTGTTGATTCTTTTGGACTCTCGGCTTCATACTCccatgtacatttttctctgcaacTTGTCCTTTGTGGACTTTTGTTACTCATCAACAATCACTCCAAAGGTCATAGCTGGATTCCTTACAGGAGACAAGATCATGTCCTACAATGCTTGTGCCTCGCAGATGTTCTTTTTTGCAACTTTTGCCAATGTGGAGAACTACCTTTTAGTCGcaatggcctatgatcgctatgTAGCAGTGTGTAAGCCCCTACACTATGCCACCACCATGACAactagtgtgtgtacatgtctcatCATTGGCTGTTATATCTGTGGTTTCCTGAATGCTTCCATCTATACTGTGGATGCATTAAGTCTCTCTTTCTATGAGTCTAATGTGGTCCACCattttttctgtgatgttctAGCAGTCATGATTGTATCTTGCTCTGACCGACATGTCAATGAACTGGTTCTTATTTATTTAGCCAGCTTTAATATCTTTTTTGCTCTAATACTTATCTTCATATCCTACATGTTCATTTTTACCAACATTCTAAAGATGAACTCTGTTGCAGCATATCACAAAGCTCTTTCTACTTGTGCCTCCCATTTCAcagctgtttccattttctaCGGTACAATCATATTCATGTACTTACAGCCCAGATCAAGTCACTCCATGGACATTGACAAAATAGCATCTGTGTTCTACACCATGTTCATTCCTATGTTGAACCCTCTGGTATACAGCTTAAGGAATAAGGATGTGAAGAGTGCATTCACAAAGATTGTATTAAAATCAAGATAA